One genomic window of Coffea eugenioides isolate CCC68of chromosome 1, Ceug_1.0, whole genome shotgun sequence includes the following:
- the LOC113750024 gene encoding bidirectional sugar transporter SWEET14-like codes for MATFSTSQLAAAFGILGNVVSFLVYLAPLPTFYRIYKKKSTQGFQAVPYSVALFSAMLYLYYAYLKKNEIILVTINGGGCAIETIYLVLFMIYATKDAKMRTAKLLVIFNVGAYALIVASTFLLSQGHRRVALVGWICSVFSVCVFAAPLSIMMKVIRTRSVEFMPFSLSFFLTLCAVMWFFYGFLIKDYYIAAPNILGFAFGTAQMVLYAIYRERDNGLVLPEAYVKEIAVTVMEVGAVLETPPADYDTACAKPVIDHPSTDQAIA; via the exons ATGGCTACCTTCTCTACTTCTCAGCTGGCTGCTGCCTTCGGCATTCTTG GCAACGTAGTGTCGTTCTTGGTCTACTTGGCACCGTT GCCTACGTTTTACAGGATTTATAAGAAGAAATCAACTCAAGGATTCCAGGCGGTACCCTACTCGGTAGCACTGTTCAGCGCGATGCTGTATCTATACTACGCTTATCTCAAAAAGAATGAGATCATTCTGGTGACCATTAACGGTGGTGGCTGCGCCATAGAGACCATCTACCTCGTACTCTTCATGATATATGCAACCAAAGATGCCAAG ATGCGCACCGCGAAGCTGCTGGTGATATTCAACGTAGGGGCTTATGCTTTAATCGTGGCTTCCACGTTCCTTCTCTCCCAAGGCCATCGCCGAGTTGCGCTTGTGGGATGGATCTGCTCCGTCTTCTCAGTCTGCGTTTTTGCTGCTCCTCTTAGCATCATG ATGAAAGTTATAAGAACGAGGAGCGTCGAATTCATGCCCTTTTCCTTGTCTTTCTTCCTCACGCTCTGCGCTGTGATGTGGTTCTTCTACGGCTTTCTGATCAAGGATTATTACATCGCT GCTCCCAACATCTTAGGCTTTGCATTTGGAACCGCGCAAATGGTATTGTATGCAATATACCGAGAGAGGGACAACGGCTTGGTTCTTCCGGAAGCTTATGTGAAGGAAATAGCGGTGACAGTCATGGAAGTTGGAGCAGTACTGGAGACGCCACCCGCGGATTACGACACTGCTTGTGCAAAACCCGTCATTGATCATCCATCTACAGATCAAGCCATCGCGTAA
- the LOC113764484 gene encoding stress response protein NST1 gives MKKNTGAGGASDDGVGVGGNKSDQQRLKGQSSKERNMQRLGGRGLSLQAFARTNHYNPALIKKQREFYKNAKYVRKFKRSLGQHEQQMTARHLEERNETEEATDLDHNIKKRKKNSAKSLRDLYEEKRQEAEKARLEREASIQAKKKERQRAEARRKSLKKKMFKKTKSGQPVMKHRIEHLLQMIQGSTS, from the exons ATGAAGAAAAATACTGGAGCTGGAGGCGCAAGCGACGATGGAGTTGGGGTTGGGGGTAATAAGAGCGACCAACAAAGATTGAAAGGCCAATCTTCGAAGGAGAGGAATATGCAGAGATTGGGCGGGAGAGGGCTGTCTCTCCAAGCATTCGCCAGGACTAACCACTATAATCCCGCTCTCATCA AGAAGCAAAGGGAGTTCTATAAGAATGCTAAATATGTTCGTAAGTTTAAGAGATCGCTAGGGCAGCATGAACAGCAGATGACTGCTAGGCATTTGGAG GAAAGAAATGAGACTGAGGAAGCTACTGACTTGGACCACAAtattaagaaaaggaaaaagaacagTGCTAAGAGTCTCAGAGATTTGTATGAAGAGAAGCGTCAAGAGGCAGAGAAAGCCAGACTAGAGAGGGAAGCCTCTATCCaggcaaagaagaaagaaaggcaGAGGGCTGAAGCCAGAAGAAAAtctttgaagaagaagatgttCAAGAAAACAAAGTCAGGCCAACCTGTGATGAAGCATAGAATTGAACATCTTTTACAAATGATCCAAGGTTCAACGAGTTAG
- the LOC113750795 gene encoding uncharacterized protein LOC113750795 has product MASEDTFEVGDMDRLFIVNLNQRTCDCGAFQLVGIPCKHAALGIIYKREKLEDYCDQWFSKDIYLKAYASMIHPIPHEKRWPPMDEITPKFVLPPPLRRAPGRPRVNRRREADEGPSSQPKRSSTLKCGNCGQFGHNMRTCQRAPVQRKNPAYTHAQQMPTRRGKPGRGIANLGLQGSVLWDHTHGNVPIVHSGQGCNSSPSTGNAATNIQVNVQTGVIASKRKRGRPSNATSTNAATGSRRRVAPELVQAPVQAPGDAQAATTVRMNTAATLNSTNISTSGSFSLHF; this is encoded by the exons ATGGCAAGTGAGGATACATTTGAGGTTGGTGATATGGACAGATTATTCATAGTcaatttaaaccaaaggacttGTGATTGTGGTGCCTTCCAATTAGTTGGAATTCCATGCAAACATGCTGCACTTGGCATTATCTACAAAAGGGAAAAGTTGGAAGATTACTGCGATCAGTGGTTCTCCAAAGACATTTACTTGAAGGCATATGCTTCTATGATTCATCCTATACCTCATGAAAAAAGGTGGCCACCTATGGATGAAATTACCCCTAAGTTTGTACTGCCCCCTCCTTTGAGAAGGGCTCCTGGTAGGCCAAGAGTTAACAGAAGAAGAGAAGCTGATGAAGGACCTTCATCTCAGCCAAAAAGGTCTAGTACCTTAAAGTGTGGAAATTGTGGTCAGTTTGGTCACAACATGAGAACATGTCAAAGAGCTCCTGTGCAAAGAAAGAATCCAGCCTATACTCATGCTCAACAG ATGCCAACTAGAAGAGGGAAACCAGGCAGAGGAATTGCAAATTTAGGACTACAAGGATCTGTTCTTTGG GATCATACACATGGGAATGTGCCTATCGTGCATTCAGGTCAAGGTTGCAATTCAAGTCCTTCCACTGGAAATGCTGCTACAAATATTCAGGTTAATGTACAGACAGGTGTAATTGCCTCTAAAAGAAAG AGAGGAAGGCCTTCAAATGCTACTTCGACAAATGCTGCAACAGGTTCTCGCAGAAGAGTTGCACCAGAACTTGTTCAAGCTCCTGTGCAAGCCCCTGGTGATGCTCAAGCTGCTACAACTGTTAGGATGAACACAGCTGCAACTCTTAACTCTACCAATATTAGCACCAGCGGCAGTTTTAGCTTGCATTTCTAA
- the LOC113773605 gene encoding uncharacterized protein LOC113773605 codes for MVNIGAYDIVVHYKGRKLRIPNVDPDGYLYINLLYDVADKALSEMPGNANMIIHMRHEIPGTCEMRDVNDDKAVVEMFKMHQSGIVINLHVYEMEIIPTKPDRPLNHNNDQNNQENLGIVPYERVVVDLGNSDDEFEDSSSEESWKHVLDNDNEGDIDDDRVSVESSDLSDTNFSDFEENEDCEVVPDSESDQELDPMREVMRSKMWVYNPREEIEFEKGQLFTNVDSFRAALKDYVIQKGFPVVRLKNEKTRVTAICGIDGCKWRIHASPVADSITFMIKSYQPEHTCVMDKSNVEATSDWIAKKLVPLMRDHPNISSQGIEAEMITKYGIKPSYMQLFRAKKKAEQEIQGNFSDSYGKLPKYAALLRQYNPQSICKIHYDRPNLFVEPRFLRIFVSFRAQKTGFLEGCRPFIGFDGCHLKGPFGGVLLTAVALDGNDSIFPIAFAVAECENKETWSWFFHFFEEFFGPFNSHLTFMSDRQKGLNLAYEEIFPNASGRYCCRHICSNFKQQFPGMLLNSFLWKAAKSYDQISHNEAMSTIKDINIQAYKYLDKISKKAWCRYAFAKEIKCDHVTNNFTESFNSWVGDLRGKPILTLVEGLRRNSKKLLKHQGIVH; via the exons ATGGTGAACATTGGTGCTTATGACATAGTTGTGCATTACAAGGGAAGAAAACTGAGGATTCCGAATGTTGATCCTGATGGCTACTTGTACATTAACTTGCTATATGATGTTGCTGACAAAGCATTGAGTGAAATGCCTGGAAATGCGAATATGATTATACATATGAGGCATGAAATTCCTGGAACATGTGAAATGCGTGATGTTAATGACGACAAAGCAGTAGTTGAGATGTTTAAAATGCATCAATCTGGAATTGTAATCAATTTGCATGTGTATGAAATGGAAATTATTCCAACTAAGCCTGATAGACCTTTAAACCATAACAATGATCAGAACAACCAAGAGAATTTAGGCATTGTTCCTTATGAAAGGGTGGTTGTTGACCTTGGAAATTCTGATGATGAATTTGAGGACTCTAGTTCTGAAGAGTCATGGAAACATGTGCTTGATAACGATAATGAAGGTGATATAGATGATGATAGAGTCTCAGTGGAGAGTAGTGACTTGAGTGATactaatttttctgattttgaagaaaatgaggatTGTGAAGTGGTTCCTGATTCCGAATCTGATCAGGAACTTGATCCTATGAGAGAAGTGATGAGATCAAAAATGTGGGTGTACAATCCAAGAGAGGAGATTGAGTTTGAGAAGGGCCAATTATTCACCAATGTGGATTCCTTTAGAGCAGCTTTGAAGGATTATGTCATCCAAAAGGGATTTCCAGTGGTAAGATTGAAGAATGAGAAAACTAGAGTGACAGCTATTTGTGGTATAGATGGTTGCAAATGGAGAATTCATGCAAGTCCTGTGGCTGATTCTATCACTTTTATGATTAAATCTTACCAACCTGAACACACTTGTGTGATGGATAAAAGTAATGTAGAAGCCACATCAGATTGGATTGCAAAGAAGTTGGTGCCTTTGATGAGAGATCATCCTAACATATCTAGCCAGGGCATAGAAGCAGAGATGATAACTAAGTATGGTATTAAACCAAGTTACATGCAGCTTTTTAGAGCAAAAAAGAAAGCAGAACAGGAGATTCAAGGAAACTTTAGTGATTCTTATGGCAAATTACCAAAGTATGCAGCTCTTCTAAGACAATATAATCCACAAAGCATTTGCAAAATACATTATGATAGGCCAAATCTCTTTGTAGAGCCCAGATTTTTAAGAATATTTGTTAGTTTTAGAGCACAAAAAACTGGTTTTCTTGAAGGTTGCAGGCCATTCATTGGCTTTGATGGCTGTCACTTGAAGGGTCCCTTTGGTGGTGTTTTACTCACAGCAGTGGCCTTAGATGGGAATGATAGTATATTTCCAATTGCATTTGCTGTAGCTGAATGTGAAAACAAGGAAACATGGAGCTggttttttcacttttttgagGAGTTTTTTGGACCATTCAACAGCCATTTAACCTTTATGAGTGATAGACAAAAG GGGCTCAACCTTGCTTATGAGGAGATTTTTCCAAATGCTAGTGGTAGATATTGTTGCAGGCACATTTGCAGCAATTTCAAGCAGCAATTTCCAGGCATGCTGCTTAATAGTTTCTTGTGGAAGGCagcaaagagttatgatcaGATAAGTCACAATGAAGCAATGTCAACCATTAAAGACATCAACATACAGGCTTACAAATATTTGGACAAAATTTCCAAGAAGGCATGGTGTAGATATGCATttgcaaaagaaattaaatgTGACCATGTCACAAATAATTTCACTGAATCGTTTAATTCATGGGTTGGTGATCTCAGGGGCAAACCCATACTTACCCTTGTTGAAGGTTTGAGAAGGAA CTCAAAAAAATTACTCAAGCATCAAGGCATTGTACACTAA
- the LOC113761153 gene encoding LOW QUALITY PROTEIN: protein TRANSPORT INHIBITOR RESPONSE 1 (The sequence of the model RefSeq protein was modified relative to this genomic sequence to represent the inferred CDS: inserted 1 base in 1 codon), with translation MAHSLSTPSFPEEVLEHVFSFLSSDKDRNAVSVVCKSWYEIERCCRRRIFIGNCYAVSPRTVIQRFQDVRSVELKGKPHFADFNLVPEGWGGYVHPWIAAMAAAYPWLEEIRLKRMVVXDESLELISKSFKNFKVLVLSTCEGFSTDGLAAIAANCRNLRELDLRESEVEDLSGHWLSHFPETCTSLVSLNIACLGSEVSFSALERLVARSPNLRTLRLNRAVPLEKLPILLHRATHLVELGTGAYSAESRPDVFSNLAEAFSACKQLKGLSGFWDLVPAYLPAVYSVCSKLTSLNLSYATIQSPDLVKLICQCHSLQRLWVLDYIEDAGLEILARSCKDLQELRVFPSDPYGAEENVPLTERGLVAVSEGCPKLHSVLYFCRRMSNAALVAIARSCPNFICFRLCIIEPRTPDYLTLEPFDTGFGAIVERCKELRRLSLSGLLTDRVFGYIGQHGKKLEMLSVAFAGDSDLGLHHVLSGCESLRKLEIRDCPFGDKPLLANAAKLETMRSLWMSSCSVSFGACKLLAQKLPRLNVEVMDERGPPDSRPESCPVEKLYIYRTVAGPRFDMPDFVWKMDEGAGLRYS, from the exons ATGGCTCACTCGCTGTCGACGCCGTCGTTTCCGGAGGAGGTGCTGGAGCACGTGTTCTCATTCCTGAGCTCGGACAAGGACAGGAATGCGGTTTCAGTGGTGTGCAAGTCGTGGTACGAAATCGAGAGGTGTTGCAGGAGGAGGATATTCATAGGCAACTGCTACGCGGTGAGCCCTCGGACGGTGATCCAACGGTTCCAGGATGTGAGATCGGTGGAGCTGAAGGGCAAGCCCCATTTCGCCGACTTCAATTTGGTACCCGAGGGGTGGGGAGGCTATGTGCACCCTTGGATTGCTGCCATGGCCGCGGCTTACCCTTGGCTGGAAGAAATCAGGCTCAAGCGGATGGTGG CCGATGAGTCCCTGGAGCTGATCTCTAAGAGCTTTAAGAACTTCAAGGTCTTGGTTTTGTCGACTTGTGAGGGCTTTAGCACTGATGGACTTGCCGCCATTGCTGCCAATTGCAG GAATCTGAGAGAACTGGACTTGCGGGAGAGTGAAGTGGAGGACCTAAGTGGACACTGGCTTAGCCACTTCCCTGAAACCTGCACATCATTAGTGTCACTGAATATTGCTTGCTTAGGATCAGAGGTCAGTTTTTCAGCCTTGGAACGTCTGGTTGCTAGGAGTCCTAATCTGAGAACTCTTCGTCTCAACCGTGCTGTGCCACTTGAGAAGCTCCCCATTCTATTGCACCGTGCCACCCATTTAGTTGAGTTAGGTACTGGTGCCTACTCAGCTGAGAGCAGGCCTGATGTCTTCTCAAACCTAGCAGAAGCTTTTTCAGCGTGCAAGCAACTCAAAGGCTTGTCTGGGTTTTGGGACCTTGTTCCTGCTTATCTTCCGGCAGTGTACTCAGTTTGCTCTAAGCTCACTTCTTTGAACTTGAGTTATGCCACTATACAAAGCCCTGATCTCGTCAAGCTTATTTGCCAGTGTCATAGTTTACAGCGGCTGTGG GTATTAGATTACATTGAAGATGCTGGTCTTGAGATCCTTGCCAGATCTTGTAAAGACTTGCAGGAACTGAGGGTGTTTCCTTCTGACCCTTATGGTGCAGAAGAAAATGTGCCATTGACTGAACGAGGCCTTGTCGCTGTATCAGAGGGCTGCCCCAAGCTCCATTCGGTTCTCTACTTCTGTAGACGGATGTCTAATGCTGCTTTAGTCGCCATTGCTAGAAGCTGCCCTAACTTTATATGCTTCCGACTATGTATAATTGAACCCCGTACTCCTGATTACTTAACCCTTGAACCATTTGATACTGGTTTTGGAGCCATTGTAGAGCGTTGCAAGGAACTTCGCCGACTCTCCCTCTCTGGCCTCCTCACTGATCGAGTATTCGGGTACATTGGACAACACGGCAAGAAATTAGAAATGCTCTCTGTAGCTTTTGCTGGGGATAGTGATTTGGGCCTGCATCATGTGCTATCTGGGTGTGAAAGCCTCCGGAAGCTTGAGATCAGGGACTGCCCGTTTGGGGACAAGCCTCTGCTAGCCAATGCTGCAAAACTGGAGACAATGCGATCCCTTTGGATGTCATCTTGCTCGGTAAGTTTTGGAGCATGTAAGCTGCTAGCCCAGAAGCTGCCTAGGCTTAATGTTGAAGTTATGGACGAGAGGGGACCCCCAGATTCGAGGCCAGAAAGCTGCCCCGTTGAGAAACTCTACATATACCGCACAGTTGCAGGGCCTAGGTTTGACATGCCTGATTTTGTCTGGAAAATGGATGAAGGTGCCGGATTGAGGTATTCTTGA
- the LOC113776261 gene encoding uncharacterized protein LOC113776261, whose amino-acid sequence MGPGGPGPGGGGGGPGPGGPGWGPGGGGPGPGGPGWGPGPGGPGWGPGGPGGPGWGPGPGGPGWGPGGQGWGPGGPGGLGFFGGFADGICSAISACLSCLCCCWLFQDCFGGPSRPGGPARPF is encoded by the exons ATGGGACCTGGAGGACCTGGGCCAGGAGGCGGAGGAGGAGGACCCGGACCTGGAGGACCGGGTTGGGGACCTGGAGGAGGAGGACCCGGACCTGGAGGACCGGGTTGGGGACCAGGACCTGGTGGGCCGGGTTGGGGACCTGGAGGACCTGGTGGACCGGGTTGGGGACCTGGCCCTGGTGGGCCGGGTTGGGGACCTGGAGGACAGGGTTGGGGACCTGGAGGACCCGGGGGACTTGGTTTCTTTGGTGGGTTTGCCGATGGTATTTGCAGCGCAATAAGTGCTTG CTTGTCCTGTCTCTGTTGCTGCTGGTTATTCCAAGATTGTTTTGGTGGGCCTTCTAGACCAGGTGGACCTGCTCGTCCTTTCTGA